Proteins found in one Corynebacterium canis genomic segment:
- a CDS encoding plasmid pRiA4b ORF-3 family protein: MRPVNVKLTAKNIYNPPRAIMFIDGSQPIEHALELIVAGLYGTPDPTITLCGELDGSPQWMGFADYHFDGTLDIDITGWVFDDLMKFRNLELVLIGLTNWRFSMRLSHGEPPSTFEIPMVAAASGKVIPSLPSSLVDAANRAADGMSIDPSLCRPLANFAESVEWKPFFLPFCNQYMKQVLALRAAGKPAAWVRFAEEIADKDVNKCAPMVAAYLQREVKFLRVGADGQLTPTALKMLLEYDLRTTGVFKGQVEHMRLPRIKHYPKLQKTIDVMLRADLLIQAPAGICLTDRALELLKAAEQGNYLPLAFLGPLTEIAIEDNSESLLKDEFPVVPRTKLQGDFHTFVEERLSDFPDFSEVTERPFRRRQELDDAPRTQRVRFPGERVARASTSRMEHLHLRMVLKDVKPVVSRVIRIPAHLSVEEGVPDLLKLFGWGAEQAWRITYVQDKHSYTIAPSAEGVHDSHYVAPADVQLAQVFAPKFRVALGYDSRAGWEMEVVNTGSDFGPHSIKVLKAKHACPPEGCDGPSGYQQLRDIRRQGASYLQQHPNTPREWFAKERQLAESMQDPQQPQYPAGYQL, from the coding sequence ATGCGCCCCGTGAATGTGAAGTTGACTGCAAAGAATATCTATAACCCGCCGCGAGCGATCATGTTTATTGACGGCTCCCAGCCTATAGAACACGCGCTCGAATTGATTGTTGCGGGCCTGTACGGTACGCCGGATCCCACGATTACGCTGTGCGGCGAGCTCGACGGTTCACCGCAGTGGATGGGCTTTGCGGACTATCACTTCGACGGCACCCTCGATATCGATATCACCGGATGGGTGTTCGATGATCTTATGAAGTTCCGCAACTTGGAATTGGTGCTGATCGGCCTCACGAACTGGCGGTTTTCCATGCGGCTTTCGCACGGGGAGCCGCCCTCCACTTTCGAGATTCCCATGGTAGCGGCCGCTTCTGGCAAGGTAATTCCCTCGCTGCCATCGTCGCTTGTCGACGCCGCGAACCGAGCCGCAGATGGCATGTCCATCGATCCTTCGCTCTGCCGCCCCTTGGCTAATTTCGCAGAGTCTGTCGAATGGAAGCCATTTTTCCTGCCGTTTTGCAATCAGTATATGAAGCAGGTCCTTGCGTTGCGGGCCGCTGGCAAACCGGCGGCGTGGGTGCGATTCGCCGAGGAGATCGCCGACAAAGATGTGAACAAATGTGCGCCGATGGTGGCGGCGTATTTGCAGCGGGAGGTGAAGTTCCTGCGCGTCGGTGCGGACGGCCAATTGACGCCGACCGCGCTGAAAATGCTGCTCGAATATGACCTGCGCACAACGGGAGTGTTCAAAGGTCAGGTCGAGCACATGCGCCTGCCGCGCATCAAGCATTATCCGAAGCTCCAGAAAACCATCGACGTCATGCTTCGCGCCGACCTCCTGATCCAGGCCCCCGCCGGGATCTGCCTTACGGATCGCGCCCTCGAATTGCTCAAGGCCGCCGAACAGGGGAACTATTTGCCGCTGGCTTTCCTCGGCCCACTCACCGAAATCGCCATCGAAGACAATAGCGAAAGCTTGCTGAAAGACGAGTTCCCCGTCGTGCCGCGCACCAAGCTTCAGGGCGATTTTCACACCTTTGTTGAAGAACGCCTCAGCGACTTCCCCGACTTTTCCGAGGTTACCGAACGTCCGTTCCGGCGGCGCCAAGAGCTTGACGACGCCCCGCGCACACAGCGGGTACGTTTCCCCGGCGAACGAGTGGCGCGGGCGTCGACAAGCCGCATGGAACACCTGCACTTGCGTATGGTGCTCAAGGACGTGAAACCCGTGGTGAGCCGCGTGATTCGAATCCCGGCGCACCTGAGCGTGGAAGAGGGCGTGCCCGATCTGCTGAAGCTGTTTGGTTGGGGCGCGGAACAGGCGTGGCGGATCACCTATGTGCAGGACAAGCATTCGTACACAATTGCGCCCAGCGCGGAGGGCGTACACGACTCCCACTACGTTGCCCCGGCCGATGTTCAACTCGCCCAAGTGTTCGCACCGAAGTTTCGCGTTGCCCTTGGTTATGACTCGCGGGCCGGCTGGGAAATGGAAGTGGTAAATACCGGCAGCGATTTCGGGCCGCACTCCATCAAGGTGCTAAAAGCCAAACATGCGTGCCCACCCGAAGGTTGCGATGGGCCTAGCGGGTACCAGCAATTGCGCGACATCCGCCGTCAAGGTGCCAGCTACCTGCAACAACACCCCAATACGCCGCGCGAGTGGTTTGCAAAGGAGCGGCAGCTTGCGGAATCTATGCAGGATCCGCAGCAGCCGCAATACCCGGCAGGATACCAGCTGTAG
- a CDS encoding TetR/AcrR family transcriptional regulator: MPGRVRPAPLTRERIVEAGIALTMLKVTVRGVAQQLGVSELSVYRHAKNIEGLRRIVADGICLRAEFPPPKSDDPREALHEHAAYMCEFTRAYPGIAEYLLRRNPVSDQVLVALNAHHEAFAHKYGWDLGVSSVILSTITRYVVVGGSFVLEQAPSHHPELVELIESDRFPALAAGIALGVKLGDPMVYTTSALIDGLLRRFVAS, encoded by the coding sequence ATGCCCGGAAGGGTTCGGCCCGCGCCGCTCACCCGCGAACGTATTGTCGAAGCCGGCATTGCCTTGACGATGCTAAAGGTGACCGTACGAGGCGTGGCGCAGCAACTTGGCGTGAGCGAATTGTCGGTGTATCGGCACGCGAAAAACATCGAAGGCTTGCGGCGCATCGTTGCAGATGGGATTTGTTTACGGGCCGAATTTCCGCCGCCGAAAAGCGATGACCCCCGCGAGGCGCTACACGAACATGCGGCCTATATGTGCGAGTTTACTCGGGCGTACCCAGGAATTGCCGAATATCTGCTACGGCGCAACCCGGTGTCCGATCAGGTGCTGGTGGCGCTCAACGCACACCACGAGGCGTTCGCACACAAATACGGATGGGATCTAGGCGTTTCGAGCGTGATACTTTCCACGATTACGCGGTATGTTGTGGTGGGCGGGAGCTTTGTGCTTGAACAGGCGCCGTCGCACCACCCCGAATTGGTCGAGCTGATTGAATCCGACCGTTTTCCGGCGCTCGCCGCGGGCATTGCGCTGGGCGTCAAGCTCGGTGATCCGATGGTCTACACCACTTCCGCCCTTATTGACGGCTTGTTGCGCCGCTTCGTGGCAAGCTGA
- a CDS encoding ATP-binding cassette domain-containing protein, with protein MIIRDFTLTYRDGTTLFHGLDLSFVPGSYTLICGPTGSGKSSLAFALAGCSSATVTGTIDGGPAAVVWQDPAAQMCGRSLLDEARLPLDYRNIDASTGTARAFELLQKVRLDHLPADRDPMRLSGGEQQRLAFAASLAQDTPVLVLDEATSQLDRSARATFLQTLTSATDKTIIAIDHNVDCHLPYLDRMIILGPEGTIEWDGPAPPPNPGDYGIRMPGSSFPTAISNTGHAQAETIDLGFAKLPLGSIMAVLGPNGSGKSTLLRELTRNRKLLRKGIAWLPQRGAHYLLRGSVAEELDGAFPAADVGLATETTTHPLMLSGGQRQRLALARALGDRTRRLALLDEPSYSQDLTGTRQVIDMIARDASRRVTLMATHDTLLIDALATHRLRLRNGEIQDIEEVKGPSTP; from the coding sequence ATGATTATCCGCGACTTCACCCTGACATACCGCGACGGCACCACGCTTTTCCATGGTCTAGACCTAAGCTTTGTACCCGGCAGCTACACGCTCATCTGCGGCCCGACGGGTTCCGGCAAATCCAGCCTTGCGTTCGCCCTCGCGGGCTGTAGTTCCGCCACCGTGACCGGCACGATTGATGGCGGACCAGCCGCCGTTGTATGGCAAGACCCCGCCGCTCAAATGTGCGGACGTTCGCTTCTCGACGAAGCTCGCCTCCCGCTTGATTACCGCAATATAGACGCCTCCACGGGTACCGCTCGCGCATTCGAATTGCTGCAAAAGGTGCGGTTGGATCACCTGCCGGCAGACCGCGATCCCATGCGGCTATCTGGCGGCGAACAGCAACGCCTCGCCTTCGCCGCTTCCCTCGCGCAAGATACCCCGGTTTTAGTCTTGGATGAGGCCACCTCCCAGCTCGACCGTTCCGCGCGAGCCACCTTCCTACAAACACTGACCTCCGCCACCGACAAGACCATTATCGCTATCGACCACAATGTCGATTGCCACTTGCCCTATCTCGATCGCATGATCATTCTCGGCCCCGAAGGCACGATCGAATGGGATGGTCCCGCCCCGCCGCCAAACCCGGGCGATTACGGCATCCGAATGCCGGGTTCGAGCTTCCCCACCGCCATTTCCAACACCGGGCATGCGCAAGCGGAGACCATCGACCTTGGGTTCGCCAAGTTACCGCTCGGCAGCATTATGGCAGTATTGGGCCCGAATGGCTCCGGCAAATCCACCCTGCTTCGCGAACTCACAAGAAATCGAAAGCTATTGCGAAAAGGTATCGCGTGGTTGCCACAACGCGGCGCCCATTACCTCTTGCGCGGCTCTGTCGCGGAGGAGCTCGACGGCGCTTTCCCAGCTGCCGACGTCGGCCTAGCCACCGAAACGACCACACATCCGCTCATGCTTTCGGGCGGCCAACGGCAGCGCCTCGCCTTGGCGCGTGCCCTCGGCGACCGCACTCGGCGTCTTGCCCTCCTCGACGAACCTTCGTATTCGCAAGACCTCACGGGCACCCGCCAAGTCATCGATATGATTGCCCGCGACGCCAGCCGCCGCGTCACCCTGATGGCCACTCACGACACCCTGCTTATCGACGCCCTGGCCACCCACCGTCTGCGCCTGCGTAACGGCGAAATCCAAGACATCGAAGAGGTGAAAGGCCCCAGCACCCCATGA
- a CDS encoding energy-coupling factor transporter transmembrane component T family protein, producing MTNSKTFPHPLVLVLLPFPAIWSILLAKEPYVPLTFIVICSLCSLLLGLRTAGKILGAAVVTFCFISVSFWPWLGLHAASMLAVRMASLLLIFVVPLSAVRWPVLTDTLIQQFKIPYPLVDAITLGGRFHAVMRRECSSMATQLRVDARGSRLKQLAMSRKLVIPLLVASFRHADTTALALENRQFASSPTRTTHHEQHVQIFDWLALATIWAAMIAVPYVAAAVV from the coding sequence ATGACCAATTCGAAAACCTTTCCGCATCCATTGGTGCTGGTACTCCTGCCTTTTCCAGCAATTTGGTCGATCCTGCTGGCCAAGGAACCCTACGTACCCTTGACCTTTATCGTCATCTGCTCGCTCTGTTCCCTACTCCTCGGGCTCCGCACAGCCGGCAAGATCCTGGGCGCCGCCGTGGTCACCTTTTGCTTTATTAGTGTGAGCTTTTGGCCGTGGTTAGGCTTGCACGCCGCTTCGATGCTCGCAGTGCGCATGGCGAGTTTATTGCTGATTTTCGTCGTGCCGCTCAGCGCCGTACGCTGGCCGGTCCTTACCGATACCCTGATCCAGCAATTTAAAATCCCCTACCCGCTCGTAGACGCCATTACCCTCGGCGGCCGCTTCCATGCCGTGATGCGGCGGGAATGCTCCAGCATGGCCACGCAATTACGGGTCGATGCTCGCGGCAGCCGCCTCAAGCAGCTGGCCATGAGCCGAAAACTGGTGATTCCCCTGCTTGTAGCGTCCTTCCGGCACGCCGACACGACCGCCCTGGCGCTGGAAAACCGCCAATTTGCGTCTTCGCCAACACGAACGACTCACCACGAGCAGCACGTGCAAATTTTCGACTGGTTGGCACTAGCTACGATCTGGGCGGCGATGATCGCAGTGCCATACGTGGCCGCAGCGGTTGTATAG
- the lepA gene encoding translation elongation factor 4, with protein sequence MASNFAEATFTSPAQIRNFCIIAHIDHGKSTLADRILQLTGVVEERDMRDQYLDNMDIERERGITIKAQNVRLPWVPRSGKHAGEQIVMHLIDTPGHVDFTYEVSRALEACEGAILLVDAAQGIEAQTLANLYLAMENDLEIIPVLNKIDLPAADPEKYSLEIAHIIGCEPEDVLRVSGKTGAGVPELLDRVCELVPAPSTDAAPDAPARAMIFDSVYDTYRGVVTYIRMVDGRLEPRQKIRMMSTGATHELLEIGIVSPTPKKCQGLGPGEVGYLITGVKDVRQSKVGDTVTWANKGAEVPLKGYEEPKPMVYSGLFPISQADYPDLRDALEKLQLNDAALTFEPETSVALGFGFRCGFLGLLHMEITRDRLQREFDLDLISTAPSVNYRVVAEDGTELMVHNPSDWPGGKLKEVWEPIVKATIIVPAEFVGTTMELCQSKRGQMGGMDYLSEDRVELRYTMPLGEIIFDFFDMLKSRTKGYASLNYEEAGEQQANLVKVDILLQGEPVDAFSAIVHRDNAQWYGNKMTVKLKELIPRQQFEVPVQAAIGSKVIARENIRALRKDVLAKCYGGDISRKRKLLEKQKEGKKRMKNIGSVSVPQEAFVAALSTDEG encoded by the coding sequence ATTGACCACGGCAAATCTACGCTTGCAGACCGAATTCTGCAGCTCACCGGGGTTGTGGAGGAGCGCGATATGCGCGATCAATACCTAGACAATATGGATATTGAGCGGGAGCGTGGCATTACCATCAAGGCTCAAAATGTGCGTCTGCCGTGGGTGCCGCGGAGTGGAAAGCATGCGGGCGAACAGATCGTTATGCATTTGATTGATACCCCCGGGCACGTGGATTTTACGTACGAGGTATCGCGCGCGCTCGAGGCCTGTGAAGGTGCCATTTTGCTTGTCGACGCCGCGCAAGGCATCGAGGCGCAGACCTTAGCGAACCTGTACTTGGCCATGGAAAACGATCTTGAAATCATCCCTGTGTTGAACAAGATTGACCTGCCCGCAGCGGACCCGGAAAAGTACTCTTTGGAAATCGCTCACATTATCGGTTGTGAGCCAGAGGATGTGTTGCGTGTTTCAGGCAAGACCGGCGCGGGTGTGCCTGAGCTTCTCGACCGTGTGTGTGAGCTCGTGCCTGCCCCTTCCACCGATGCCGCCCCGGATGCGCCCGCACGCGCAATGATTTTCGATTCTGTCTATGACACCTATCGCGGCGTGGTCACCTATATTCGCATGGTGGACGGCCGCCTGGAACCGCGGCAGAAGATCCGCATGATGTCTACCGGCGCCACGCACGAGTTGCTGGAGATCGGCATCGTGAGCCCCACGCCGAAGAAGTGCCAAGGTTTGGGGCCCGGCGAGGTGGGCTACCTGATTACCGGCGTGAAGGACGTCCGCCAGTCCAAGGTCGGTGACACCGTGACTTGGGCGAACAAAGGTGCGGAAGTGCCGCTAAAGGGTTACGAGGAGCCGAAGCCGATGGTGTATTCCGGGCTGTTTCCGATTTCCCAGGCGGACTATCCGGACCTCCGCGATGCGCTGGAAAAACTCCAGCTTAACGACGCCGCGCTCACCTTCGAACCCGAAACCTCCGTCGCCCTTGGCTTTGGCTTCCGGTGTGGATTCTTGGGGTTGCTGCACATGGAGATCACCCGGGATCGCCTGCAACGCGAGTTCGATTTGGACCTTATTTCCACGGCGCCTTCGGTGAACTACCGCGTGGTTGCCGAGGATGGAACCGAGCTTATGGTGCATAACCCCTCGGACTGGCCCGGCGGGAAACTCAAGGAAGTGTGGGAGCCGATCGTCAAGGCCACCATTATCGTGCCCGCCGAATTCGTGGGTACGACGATGGAGCTGTGTCAGTCCAAGCGCGGCCAGATGGGTGGCATGGATTACCTTTCCGAGGATCGTGTGGAACTCCGCTACACCATGCCCTTGGGCGAAATCATTTTCGACTTTTTTGATATGTTGAAATCCCGCACCAAGGGCTACGCTTCCCTGAACTACGAGGAGGCGGGCGAACAGCAGGCCAACCTGGTGAAGGTGGACATCCTCCTGCAAGGGGAGCCTGTGGACGCCTTTAGCGCCATCGTGCACAGGGACAACGCCCAATGGTACGGCAATAAAATGACCGTCAAGCTCAAGGAACTTATCCCTAGGCAGCAATTCGAGGTGCCCGTACAGGCCGCAATTGGGTCAAAGGTGATCGCCCGCGAAAACATCCGCGCATTGCGCAAAGATGTTCTGGCCAAATGCTACGGCGGCGATATTTCACGCAAGCGCAAATTGCTGGAAAAGCAGAAGGAAGGCAAAAAGCGCATGAAGAACATTGGTTCGGTTTCGGTGCCCCAGGAGGCATTCGTGGCCGCGCTGAGTACGGATGAGGGATAA